CGCTAAACTCGTTTGTTGCCAACCGTTTAATTTCCCCCCCCAACACTGCGGATGAACAGATGCTGCATCCTTCTCCCGAGGACTGCAATTGTCTTCTTTCCACGGTCGTCCAAACAAACAACCGACCGCAGTCGAGAGTCATTTCACACACTCTAAAATGCATCGCCTAATGTACAAACAACGCCGAAATATGCtaagtagggctgcacgatgtgGAGGAAATAAGTAAGAGCGATTATGTTGTCCTTTGAAGAAGTCACTTTGAGCTCTGGTAACTGGAAATGAACTATTCTCACGATGTGTTGACCAAATACATAATCAGGGAATACAATTGATAGATTAATTTGGGAGAAAATTAAATCAAGTGGCAGTTTACGTATTTGGTTACGATGTCATTCATCTCAGTATCATTGAACGATTAGCATGATGCGATTGTTTTCCGGAGGATCTACACCAAACAATATTGGTTTTTGATTGGTCTGTAGGATCCTATTGGTAGGTGTGGATACCTCTACAACTCCATAAAATGTTGTTCAAACCTTTAAGTATACTTCCTgcgattatatttcacattcaaTATTGCCATTTTGATTACATTGCAACAAATTGAGTAGCCCTAATGCCTATTCCTGTTAGATTTAACACGGCCTGAAGTTTTCACCCCCTCTTCCTCACTTTCCAGTCCCTGGCTGATATCAAATTCCTGCATCCAACTCGGCATTGCCTTTCTAACAATCAATCTTACTTATACCGCTTCCTGATCCTCCACACCAGCAGACGGAGAATATCTAATAACCCCAAGCGAACACAACCCCGGCTCTGTCTCCCCTTTCTTCTCCCCGCGGACACCCGGCAAATGGCCTCTGTCCGGCCCCCAGGATCGCAGCTCCGGCCCTGACctgatcccccccccccacacacacacacacacacacaccccactgccacacacacagctcGGCTCGACAGCTGGCCTTGTACcagggcaaatgaaaacacACTCCTCTCCTGGAGAAGGGGGGAAACACGTCCCTGCTTTGATTGGACAGCTGACTCAGAGCTATGTTTGAAAAGTTTCATCTGTTGGAGGTATTCAAATGAAACCGTGATGCCGATTTGACTTTTAGAAAATGAGTCTTTCTGCCATACTCTGAAAAACTCTGCTGGGAGTTTGGTGTGGGGGGGCTTTTTTAAGATGAGGATTTTATGCTTTTGGAAAACACCTAGAAGCAGAAATATGATGACACAATGTCATGTCTGTGTACACTGGACAAGCTCTTCATTTGACTACTAACTTGCAAATCACACTCTTGATTTAGTgaggcaaaaataaataaatgaagacTACTGCTACTGGGATGTAAAAAATGAGCTTTCTGAAGTTTTAACTGTGCCCATTAAATAGTACAAATGACAGTAATAGTTATTTAGGTGTACACTCACATTTGCAAGTTCATTAAAACGACAGTTCTGCAACAAAAAATAATCTGCTGTAATTTGGATAATCCATTTATGGTATAAATCCTTTTCTGGCAAAAACCCAACCCCTGGTTCGGACTACCACGTGTGAAAGGTTGTGGCTTTTCTATGGTTTGTAACATTGTAGGTGAAAAATATATTTCAGTTTTGAATTGTTGGCTGACAAACACTTTGAGCTCTGGGAACATGAGATGGACCGTTCTCTAGTATGTCTTTTGATAAAAAGATAATAAAGGAAATGATCGATAGATTCACCTGGGAGAGAAAAGAAATGCCAAAAATAATATTGCTGTGGAAACACAGTGGACATGCACTTAAATCCGTTCTTCTACATAAGTAGTTTTGTTAAAAGTTTACTTGATAATAATTAAATATAGTCCAACGAGGCCTAAAAGTGATTGTCATtatttactgtgtatttttgCTAAAAGAAAAGTAAATAACTGAGCCTTCAAACTACAAATATGGTAAAAAGCAAGCGTCTCCCATCATTTgagaaattaacttattaactTGCTATAACAACCCGAATATAAAACTGAAATGTACTGACATTTCTAAACATTTCAGCCAGGCATTGAGTATTGTAAAAACGCCTCTCACCACAGAAAAGGAACATCTTTACATGATGTCAGTAACTGGTGCTGCTATTAATATTCAAATGATGCCAGCTCTGTCAAGCCCCAAAGAAAAGCCATCTCATCTCGTTGTGTTTGAGCCGATACTGAAGCTCTTTGGCCCCGGCTCCGGTGTTGCCATCCAAAGGGCAGAAGAGGCAAATAGCCCAGCTTTAAAACTCATCCAACACTCTCGCTGGGTGAATAAACCACAAACATACATTCCTGTGCACAGCAGCTACACAGAAAGTAAAAAAAAGATGAATTGATAGAGGAGACGGCTTTTTCTTGGGAGGAAGGGATGAAGCCAGGGAATGAAAGGATGGCTGGCGGGCCAAAGTGTTAAAGAGGGGAGACAAAACCCTGGCCTCAGTCCCGAAAGAATGAAAAGGCGAAGGATTTCACAAGATGATGGACTGAAGGGGGGTGGGAGGGATGAGGATTAGGGCAAAGAAAAGCAGCAGGGACAGGGAATGCCTCTCATTGTAATGATGATGTTTCCTGAGAAATGTCCCCAGCCTACAGACACTCAGTATTTATAGAAGCACTTGGAAATGCATCACTAGTCGTTGTAACTTTTTACTGATTAGGAGAGGTTCAATGGCGACCGGCTTCATTCAAGTGTATTATCCTTTCACCATACGTTTTCACCCCGTTTGACAAATACACGACAGCTGGTCACAAGATAGGATTGCGTGACTTTTCTGACATGCATGCATTCCTGtaaggttttgtttttttaattagccAAGAATGTTAAGTGTTTACTTACGCCAAGTTAACGCTCCCCCACTAAGAAAATAATGGCTGTTTTACAACGAGTACAACTTTTGTCACAGCATTTaaacagtggtgtaaagtaacgaagtacatttacttaattttacaattttgaggtacttttgcatgagtatttcattgTTTTGCTACTTCTACTCAACTAGAGTCCTGAGTTAAATCATGTACTTTTATTCCAATACTTTTACGTCATATATTTAGTTACTTAGATTTTCCATTAAtaatgtggaatataaacactTAAAAATGACGTTAGTTACACCTGGTTTGAAATTCACAATTTACCCTGAAGTATATAAAGTCATTACAACTAGCTTCACCTTTGAtaaacactttaatgcatcacacatcataatatatattattttggaATCTGTTTATGGTGCTTTAAGTATatgttgatgctaatacttctgTACTTTGACTTggttaacattttgaatgctggACTTCTAcacattcctacactctggtagttTTACtaggacctgagtacttcttccacctctgcattTAAATATATGTACTCTTACTACCAGCTGTTTGTCACTCCTAATGTTGCAGGGAAACTACAAAGCTCTTCCCTGCTAAaggattaaaaaaagaaaacccaGCAGCTCACCCGAAATCCTGGTCCATAGACTTGAAGAAGAATTTGTAGTTTGGCTTGTTCAAGACCTGTTTAAAATCCAGTAAAGTTATATTTTCGGCAGCAATGGGTATCTTCACCAAGTACGGCGTCTCCTCTTCGTCGATGTGATAAATTATTTTGGTTTCCGCCATCTCTGCTGGAAGTTGCCACGGGGGAAGCAAACACTATGAGGCGAGGTTAACTTTGTTGGGGAGTTAGTTAGCAGCTAGGTGGCTAACGAGACGGCAGAGGTGAAACGATGATGGCCACTGAGATTTTTCAGTCCGAGCCGGAGGACGTAATGCGTCTGTAACCCTGCTCACAAACTCGCGGTCCGACTTTAAAGTAGTAGAAAACTGTGCGCATTCCCCCGCATTGTTACCGAGGGGCGAAAAACCGACGGGGAAACGCTACATTCACACGACCAACTACCAACAACTTTTCCCCCAACAAAAACATACAGAGGAGGGGGTCCAAAAAACTTTTCACCACTTTTTGCGAGCCAACGCGGCGTGTGACGTAATTACGTAGCCGCCTTTGATTTACGTACGCTCCCAACCACCCTTCACCACCACCagcatttttattatttagggAAATAAGCTctttttatttaagtaaaagtagaaatactaccATAATAATGTCCTTTTACAAGTaagagtcctgcattcaaatacACTTTAACTCGTATTTAACTCACATTATTTGCATATGAATACTgttaatacatgtttattattattttattgtattttgtatttgacTTTTATTCTTATTAGGTGTACTACTATCTGTGTTCATTTTTTTATTCTGTTGCTGTTATCACACATGACCTTCCCTAcgtggattaataaaggttctaTTTATATTGATCTTATCTTtaaactatatataatccaatgTCAATATGTTTCTGTAGTATAATTATGTTGCCTAGTGAAAGTGTGAGTATTCAAATGTATTTGGTATTTTCTTTGTATTGTGtataatttatatatttgttgttaatttttatttgtattatatatgtATCTTATTCTATCTTTTACATGTTGTAAATCATGTATTATGCTTGACAAGACTGCTGCTGTGACCAAATACTTTCCCAATtggggatgaataaagtatctatctatctatctatctatccatctacatctatatatctatatatctatctatccatctatctatctatctatctatctatctatccatctatccatctatctatctatccatctatccatctatctatctatctatacatCATTATTATATCAGAAGAGAAAATATTAATGATGCATCACTTCAATGTTGCAGCTGGTAGAAGTGGGGTTAGCTCCATTTGTGCCAAAGACTATATTTAGTTTGCCACAACATTTGCTCGGATTTAAATATGGTACTGACATACTTTGTGTCAACAATAGCCCACTATAACTTCGTTGTTTCTTAAaatcatttgaaaaataaaactttTATTAACAGTCAGTCAGGATAAAAAAAATTGGAAACACAAATACATTGTATATGTATTTTGTTTGTACCAGAACAAGGAAAAAGAGAGACCCAATGTGTAAGTAAATCAGCTTTATTTAAATCTATGCATTAGCAGGACCGCTATACACTTTATAATGGCCTTAATAAACATGCACAGAAAAAACACTTAAAAAACAGAGCAGATTTAGTTTTGATCCTTTTATCTAAAGTTGTGATCTCATCTCATACATCACCAAATGAACCACTAGAGGGAACTCTTGATCAGTCTATCAATAATGAAAGGGCAACACATATTCAGTACATTAGTCATAATTGGTGTACATGGTGGTATTTTATAAACAACATTTGAATATCAATTGGTCCCAGATCAACAGGGTTGATACCAACAATAGTGGTCAAACTTATTTTCAACGAagtttgtgtttaatattctctCAAAATGCATGTGTCAACCTACTTTATACAGTGCTTCATATCATAATGTAATATCACTAGCTAAAATAAGAGCTTCCTACTAATGATTCCTGTTAATGAAATGTGGCCCAAACACCACCCCGACCACGCACGTGATCACAAACAGCACCCAGAAGGTGACAGCCAGCAGCTGCACACAGAACAGTGTCCTCTTGCTCTGCTCTAAAACTTCCTGTTCCCCATGCATAATGCCCGGCGCCATCCCGTACGGCCTCTCCGGGTGCATCTGCTGCACCCGGAGGCTGACGGTGGGCAGGATGATGAAGCGAGTGTCCCTGCTGTCGCCCTCCAGGGACAGCACCACTCTCTGGGTGATGGTGGCCAGGTGTGTAGCCAGGCAGTAGGTGGCGGGGGGGAGTCTGGACAGGATGCGGGAGTTGCAGGGTAAAGAGAGGGCGTCCCCGGAGGTGAGAGGGGTGAGGTGGCGGCACAGGGGGCAGGGGAGGACTGACGGGCTGCTGGGGTTGGAGGGCTCGCTGGGGCAGAGCTGGATCCTCTGGAGGCACTCGGTGCAGAAAACATGCGTGCACTCCAGCATCCGGGGGCTCTTATTGTACTGGTTGTACTCCTGGTAGCAGATGGGACACTCCACATCCATCGGGTCCCCAGGGGTGCCGCTGAGGCTGGGTGCTGCAGCAGCTGGGTCCCCTAGCTGGGGAGCGGGGACAACATTCTCGGCCATGCTGGATGTAGTTGGTGCTCAGTTATGGCGAGAAGTGGATGAATCTTTGGTGAAAATCTGAAAAGAGAAAACAAGTTGAACGAGCACACCAGAGGCCTGCCTACGTGACTTTTAAATGCTAGGATCTGCTCTCCCTGGGATATCACTTTGTGTCTTCTTGGTTTTATTAACAGATTCCACAGCCCATGAGTCATATCGTTAATCCATTTAACCACTAAACCATCTACCCATTCCCTCCCACATACTCACAATCATCCATGAAGTGTGTGCACACTCTGAGTATGTGCAGGAAGTAGGGACATAAAAAACAAGCAAAGCAAAAGTAGAGCTGAGAAAGGAAGtaataagtcaatgtaatgatgccatgtgtgcatgtgtttgtgtgcacgtCCACTTTTCTCCATGTTTTTGTTCAGTCGTTTAAAGGGGCACTCAACTGGTTTTGGAGGTTGTCTGCAAAAAAGAAAACCCTGGTGGTGTAATTTACCAGCTTTGACTTATTATGAGTCAGTTTGTGTTagcatgaagtttaaaagagcaATCATGCAGGGAGGGTTCAACAAAACACACGTTTGAGTGGCATGATGGGAAATGTAGGAGCCAACATTTTAGTACCATGACCTTTATATGAGAATTCAACTGATGTGATTTTGACCAGATTTAACTAACTCATGGAAGTCCAATAAAAGGTTGTTGAAATTGTAATACATTAAAACTAGTGATGTTAAGATGTTGTCACTATAAACTAAAATATGTGTGAGTCAAATATGTCAATGTCCAAAGAATAGTTTCATATTTTTGTCATATAATACGCCTTTTTTCGCTTTCTTCACAGGTCAGGATTGGTACCACTCATTTCAATGGAAGGCTACAGTTAGCAaccagttagcttagcataaagactcgAGATGAAGGGGAATGCTAGCTTGGCTCTGCTTCACTAccaaagttaaaggtggggtaggtaagtttcagaaaccggctcgagatacactttttgttatattccatggaatgctcttaacatcccgatagcaatgaatatcttaagtactttgacaaaaaatccattaaaaaaaattaatctgtagaagccgtaatactgtaaaaagtacagcccggctaaacggattggttggcctacctgcctgtcagccttccatcggggcacaaatttatctcgtgccctcattggtcatgtgcgcgttcgtgtgtgttggaggaggggctctataaggaagtggcagattttctccggttgtgtattttcaaattctagcgatctcgagccggtttctcaaacttacctaccccacctttaagtttatTTCAATAAGTAGACATGTCGTTTTTCCCCACTTGTTTTTAGTATTTATTCTGAGCCAACTTGCTGATGGCTTCTTACGAACTTGCTTTGCTGAcacccaggcccggttccagaacaaaatgactaagggtgcaactgagattagagagggtgcagtggtaaagtgctatttttataagtggggagtggacctaacaccctctagggggtcctcacctcctctagggggttaaaagcatcaatctggtgcactttgagagcaaaatgaagagatctttggatacatctcaacacccatatgaaacagaactgtaagcagatttactatttctttatggatattttacaaatcactcccctttcaagaccgaaatgtctacatgcatagcagaagatggcatattTTTTTGAGGAATATTCCAGCCGATCTCTGttgtgaaaccatgagctgcaaaatgagcgccttaccccactgtacaggcgagttgggtcctttttttaatatacctgggcaggctctgttttgccgaggtcctctggcacttgtggGCCACCGAGGGGTGGcagtgtttggggcaacgaagaggGCGAGGCGGgcgggaggacgttagtgtccacgacagtggccgcgggtaacgtaatgtccccatgatctgaactgttattacctgcagtagatgcagtgttactgctggcgataagggctggttgttttaaccatttgctGATGTCCATtactgactgctgtgtaagcacttTGCAAATTGCCCAATCTCTAATTTACCATTTGTCTCCAAGATACTCGAAAAAACTGTTGCAGCCCAAGTCCATACTCATCTGAACAACAATAATCTTTTTGAAGAATTTCAGTCTGGCTTCCGCTCCTCACCCAGTACAGAGATGGCCatggttaaaatcacaa
This genomic stretch from Pseudochaenichthys georgianus chromosome 18, fPseGeo1.2, whole genome shotgun sequence harbors:
- the LOC117463617 gene encoding uncharacterized protein, giving the protein MAENVVPAPQLGDPAAAAPSLSGTPGDPMDVECPICYQEYNQYNKSPRMLECTHVFCTECLQRIQLCPSEPSNPSSPSVLPCPLCRHLTPLTSGDALSLPCNSRILSRLPPATYCLATHLATITQRVVLSLEGDSRDTRFIILPTVSLRVQQMHPERPYGMAPGIMHGEQEVLEQSKRTLFCVQLLAVTFWVLFVITCVVGVVFGPHFINRNH